The Erythrobacter aurantius genome includes a window with the following:
- a CDS encoding PilZ domain-containing protein — MTGFRADRSSERRPLDLMVKGRVQSRVVFVDLVDISEGGCKIKGSRGFAKEGDRITMKVGDISAPLGTVAWVQDRFAGVRFDGEMHPAVLDHLVATAGNNFRMEKQRLHRL, encoded by the coding sequence ATGACAGGTTTCCGTGCTGACAGATCCTCTGAACGTCGGCCTCTTGACCTGATGGTCAAGGGAAGGGTGCAGTCGCGCGTTGTCTTTGTCGATCTGGTCGACATTTCCGAAGGCGGGTGCAAGATCAAGGGCAGTCGAGGCTTCGCCAAGGAAGGCGACCGGATCACGATGAAAGTCGGCGATATCAGCGCGCCACTGGGGACGGTGGCCTGGGTACAGGATCGCTTTGCCGGCGTGCGGTTTGACGGCGAGATGCACCCTGCCGTGCTCGATCATCTGGTGGCTACGGCGGGCAACAATTTCCGAATGGAAAAGCAGCGGCTCCATCGGCTTTGA